A portion of the Scleropages formosus chromosome 15, fSclFor1.1, whole genome shotgun sequence genome contains these proteins:
- the orc3 gene encoding origin recognition complex subunit 3, with amino-acid sequence MATSSVSKGCFVFKPTAKKKRISGAEDFFVDGSEDVENGKLRFRLCQSTWDEMKEEIEQVQEDLNKKMLDGLLEFVKKSAASFWCRDDDWMSRMRASEIPTAALVLGVNMPDHTITFESMTELLHDSLTPFVASVQAKECTAMKQLMQKVLQRLMGTNVMVDEDEAEADLGFHTRDCPQKRVNCSLSALCDWYQSATKKSPVKSPRKRLSSSQSEFLQSPPVVVIFRDLEAFSPQVLQDFILVCSQYVHQLPLVFIFGIATSPSTIQRMLPHSVSSLLCIELFQSLSCTQHLATIIDKLFLTSKFHFKFSAKVLQVLVGIFLYHDFSVCNFIKGLQLSLLEHFHSQPLSVLCCHKQEALVHAQQLNDRDVERIQQLPSFMRYVEEQVPEEQVQLLTSSEHVKGVCQKLLKSLHKYHKNFYPALRCLHVLTSILPKYPLGKQIRELYVLCLEKKVWETQEYDSAMQLIRMLAKDELVTCLQKCVEILTFCKSKKLKKVGQQLQDITATCEKLDKLSDEGNLVDGEEGDRENDSSGKGLQKTDLFHLQKTLLEMKECRRTRRKTPYEILRNAVVDYIDNLVKTHLYPPESQPLYEVWYYSSSGTVRRHLNATPRTSIQTALSHPYCYLQNEALKNDSGIISSAAPDICIIYKLHLECGRLINLYDWLEAYATVATAAEGKDPSAIEGGKVDELKHARFIRAVSELEFLGFVKSTKQKTDHVARLTWGGC; translated from the exons ATGGCGACTTCGTCTGTCTCAAAG ggctgttttgttttcaagcCCACTGCTAAGAAGAAGAGGATTTCGGGTGCAG AGGACTTCTTTGTTGATGGAAGTGAGGATGTAGAAAATGGGAAACTGCGCTTCCGGCTCTGTCAATCAACCTGGGATGAAATGAAGGAAGAGATCGAG CAAGTACAGGAGGATCTGAATAAAAAGATGCTGGATGGCCTTCTGGAGTTCGTCAAGAAGTCGGCTGCCAGTTTCTGGTGTAGAGACGATGACTGGATGTCTCGTATGAGGGCCAGTGAGATCCCCACAGCTGCcttggttctgg GGGTAAATATGCCAGATCACACAATAACGTTTGAGAGCATGACTGAACTACTGCACGATTCCCTGACGCCTTTCGTAGCATCTGTCCAGGCCAAAGAGTGTACAG CCATGAAGCAACTGATGCAGAAAGTCCTGCAAAGGCTGATGGGAACAAACGTAATGGTGGATGAGGACGAAGCAGAGGCAGATCTTGGTTTTCATACCAGAGACTGTCCCCAGAAGAGAGTGAACTGTTCTCTCAGCGCTCTCTGTGACTGGTATCAGAGTGCGACTAAG AAATCCCCTGTTAAGTCGCCAAGAAAAAGGCTCAGCAGCTCACAGAGCGAATTCCTGCAGAGCCCCCCCGTCGTGGTGATCTTTAGAGACCTGGAGGCCTTCAGCCCCCAAGTGCTGCAGGACTTCATCCTCGTCTGCAG TCAGTACGTCCATCAGCTTCCTCTGGTCTTCATCTTTGGCATTGCCACATCGCCCAGCACCATTCAGCGCATGCTGCCCCACTCCGTATCCTCCCTGTTGTGCATCGAGCTTTTCCAGTCGCTGTCCTGCACCCAGCACCTGGCCACCATCATTGACAAG TTGTTCCTGACTTCCAAGTTTCACTTCAAGTTCAGTGCCAAGGTGCTGCAAGTGCTGGTGGGAATTTTTCTGTATCATGACTTCTCTGTGTGCAACTTCATCAAAGGCCTTCAG CTGTCCCTGCTGGAGCACTTCCATAGTCAGCCTCTCAGCGTGCTCTGCTGCCATAAACAGGAGGCCCTGGTTCACGCCCAGCAGCTCAATGACCGAGATGTGGAGAGGATCCAGCAGCTTCCTTCCTTCATGAG GTATGTTGAGGAGCAGGTGCCTGAGGAGCAGGTGCAGCTGCTAACCAGCAGTGAGCATGTGAAG GGGGTCTGTCAGAAGTTACTGAAGAGCCTTCACAAATACCACAAGAACTTCTACCCTGCTCTGAGGTGCCTGCATGTTCTCACATCCATTCTGCCCAAGTATCCACTGGGAAAACAG aTTCGAGAGCTCTATGTGCTGTGTCTGGAGAAGAAAGTGTGGGAAACCCAAGAGTACGACTCAGCGATGCAGCTCATCAG GATGCTTGCAAAGGATGAGCTTGTCACCTGTTTGCAAAAGTGTGTGGAAATCCTGACATTTTGCAAGTCCAAAAAGCTGAAGAAAGTagggcagcagctgcaagaTATCACTGCAACATGTGAGAAGCTGGACA AGCTTTCCGATGAAGGTAATCTGGTTGATGGTGAAGAAGGTGATAGAGAGAATGATTCCTCAGGGAAGGGTCTGCAGAAAACAGACCTGTTCCACCTTCAGAAG ACTTTGCTGGAGATGAAAGAGTGTCGCAGGACGAGGAGAAAAACACCGTATGAGATCCTCAGAAATGCTGTTGTAGATTATATTGACAATTTGGTGAA AACGCACCTCTATCCACCTGAGTCGCAGCCCCTGTATGAAGTGTGGTATTACAGCTCCTCTGGGACTGTACGACGGCATCTCAACGCCACGCCTCGAACCTCCATCCAGACAGCCCTCAGTCACCCCTACTGCTACCTTCAG AACGAAGCCTTGAAGAATGACTCGGGCATCATCTCTAGCGCAGCTCCGGACATCTGCATCATCTACAAGCTGCACCTGGAGTGCGGGCGGCTCATTAACCTCTATGActggctggag GCTTATGCAACTGTAGCTACAGCCGCTGAAGGCAAGGATCCAAGTGCCATTGAAGGAGGAAAAGTGGACGAACTGAAACA